Proteins from a genomic interval of Kitasatospora kifunensis:
- the smpB gene encoding SsrA-binding protein SmpB: protein MAKEKGQKLIAQNKKARHEYMILDTYECGMVLTGTEVKSLREGRANLVDGYAYTQAGEVWIDNVFIPEYTQGTWTNHSARRKRKLLLHKMEIRKLEAKTKETGHTLVPLSLYFKDGRVKLELALAVGKKLYDKRQTLREKQDTRETARALAAARRRQG from the coding sequence ATGGCAAAGGAAAAGGGACAGAAGCTGATCGCGCAGAACAAGAAGGCGCGACACGAGTACATGATCCTCGACACCTACGAGTGCGGGATGGTGCTCACCGGCACCGAGGTCAAGTCGCTGCGCGAGGGTCGGGCCAACCTGGTGGACGGCTACGCCTACACCCAGGCCGGCGAGGTGTGGATCGACAACGTCTTCATCCCCGAGTACACCCAGGGGACGTGGACCAACCACTCCGCGCGGCGCAAGCGCAAGTTGCTGCTGCACAAGATGGAGATCCGCAAGCTCGAGGCGAAGACCAAGGAGACCGGGCACACCCTGGTGCCGCTCTCGCTGTACTTCAAGGACGGCCGGGTCAAGCTGGAGCTGGCTCTCGCGGTCGGCAAGAAGCTCTACGACAAGCGGCAGACGCTGCGCGAGAAGCAGGACACCCGGGAGACCGCCCGCGCGCTCGCCGCGGCCCGCCGTCGCCAGGGCTGA
- the ftsX gene encoding permease-like cell division protein FtsX, whose amino-acid sequence MRAQFILSEIGVGLRRNLTMTIAVVVSVALSLALAGASLLVRDQVNSMKGYWYDKVEVSIYFCTKADAKNAPQCANGAATDQQIADVKAGLDKLQPLVQSSTFETQAEAYKHWKDMNPNNSLVSVLGADAIPSSWRVKLSDPTRYDVIQSAFAGHPGVRSVEDERQILDNLFGLLNGLQTAAFVIMVLMLSVALLLIVNTVRVSAFSRRRETGIMRLVGASNFYVQMPFIAEAAFAALLGAVLASGLLLLGNYGVQTWLAKKVLFIHFIGLSSVLQVIPLLIVAGMAMAAVAAFLTLRKYLKV is encoded by the coding sequence ATGCGCGCCCAGTTCATCCTGTCGGAGATCGGTGTGGGTCTCCGCCGCAACCTGACCATGACCATCGCGGTCGTGGTCAGCGTCGCGCTCTCGCTCGCGCTGGCCGGAGCCAGTCTGTTGGTCCGCGACCAGGTCAACTCGATGAAGGGGTACTGGTACGACAAGGTCGAGGTCAGCATCTACTTCTGCACCAAGGCGGATGCGAAGAACGCCCCGCAGTGCGCGAACGGTGCGGCCACCGACCAGCAGATCGCCGATGTCAAGGCGGGCCTGGACAAGCTCCAGCCGCTGGTCCAGAGCTCGACCTTCGAGACCCAGGCGGAGGCGTACAAGCACTGGAAGGACATGAACCCGAACAACTCTCTGGTCTCCGTCCTCGGTGCCGACGCCATCCCCTCCTCCTGGCGGGTCAAGCTGAGCGACCCGACCCGCTACGACGTGATCCAGAGCGCCTTCGCCGGCCACCCGGGCGTGCGCTCGGTGGAGGACGAGCGGCAGATCCTGGACAACCTCTTCGGGCTGCTCAACGGTCTGCAGACGGCGGCCTTCGTGATCATGGTGCTGATGCTCTCGGTGGCGCTGCTGCTGATCGTCAACACGGTCCGGGTCTCGGCCTTCAGTCGAAGGCGCGAAACCGGGATCATGCGCCTGGTCGGTGCCTCCAACTTCTACGTGCAGATGCCGTTCATCGCGGAGGCGGCGTTCGCCGCCTTGTTGGGTGCGGTGCTGGCCTCCGGCCTGCTGCTGCTGGGCAACTACGGCGTGCAGACCTGGCTGGCCAAGAAGGTGCTCTTCATCCACTTCATCGGACTCTCCTCGGTGCTGCAGGTGATCCCGCTGCTGATCGTGGCCGGTATGGCGATGGCGGCGGTGGCGGCCTTCCTGACCCTGCGCAAGTACCTCAAGGTCTAG
- a CDS encoding alpha/beta hydrolase has product MNVSLLDGWFPWTVQLAAAVALLVAVGWRDRRWRLRRAPIAIGAAAALTALLGLLTVTVGGVTDPLPLALWFWLGAAVLALAVLVFGWRSARWWRRALAPLAALLAVVAGANALNASTGYFPTLDDAIGELSGAPLPQQVTLDQLGSLTGKTNTGRIVQVDIPDTASGFAHRQELVYLPPAWFRSKTRPKLPVLEMIGGEYAAPDNWVRAGDAVQTADAYAAEHGGFAPVLVFADATGGFKVDTECVDGPSGMAEDHLVKDIPPYVEKTFDTATDPRKWGVVGWSMGGTCAIDLTVEHPGTFTHFEDISGDLGPNTGDKQQTIDKLYGGDASAWAAHDPMTVLAHHAKYRDLSGWFESGDQEGNHIAQGKELAAAARKDGIKCELSVQPGRHVWQFASTAFAEALPWLSQQLGTPGLHTGKPVPVPTPKQPQASPSASAPTPKV; this is encoded by the coding sequence ATGAACGTCTCCCTGTTGGACGGCTGGTTTCCGTGGACCGTCCAGCTCGCCGCCGCCGTCGCACTGCTGGTAGCGGTCGGCTGGCGGGACCGTCGCTGGCGGTTGCGCCGGGCCCCGATCGCGATCGGCGCCGCGGCCGCGCTGACCGCGCTGCTCGGACTGCTGACCGTCACCGTCGGCGGGGTCACCGACCCGCTGCCGCTCGCGCTCTGGTTCTGGCTGGGCGCGGCGGTGCTCGCGCTCGCCGTGCTGGTGTTCGGCTGGCGCTCGGCGCGCTGGTGGCGCCGCGCGCTGGCACCGCTGGCCGCGCTGCTCGCGGTGGTGGCCGGGGCCAACGCGCTGAACGCGTCCACCGGTTACTTCCCCACCCTGGACGACGCGATCGGTGAGCTCAGTGGCGCCCCGCTGCCCCAGCAGGTGACGCTCGACCAGCTCGGTTCGCTCACCGGCAAGACCAACACGGGCCGGATCGTCCAGGTGGACATACCCGACACCGCCAGTGGCTTCGCCCACCGGCAGGAGCTGGTCTACCTGCCGCCGGCCTGGTTCCGCAGCAAGACCCGACCCAAGCTGCCGGTGCTGGAGATGATCGGCGGCGAGTACGCGGCCCCCGACAACTGGGTGCGGGCCGGTGACGCGGTGCAGACCGCGGACGCCTACGCGGCCGAGCACGGCGGATTCGCCCCGGTGCTGGTCTTCGCGGACGCGACCGGCGGATTCAAGGTCGACACGGAATGCGTGGACGGGCCCAGCGGTATGGCCGAGGACCACCTGGTGAAGGACATTCCGCCGTACGTCGAGAAGACCTTCGACACCGCCACCGACCCGCGCAAGTGGGGCGTGGTCGGCTGGTCCATGGGCGGTACCTGTGCGATTGACCTGACGGTCGAACACCCTGGGACCTTCACGCATTTCGAGGACATCTCCGGCGACCTCGGCCCCAATACCGGGGACAAGCAGCAGACCATCGACAAGCTCTACGGCGGCGACGCGTCGGCCTGGGCGGCGCACGACCCGATGACCGTCCTGGCGCACCACGCCAAGTACCGTGACCTCTCCGGCTGGTTCGAGAGCGGGGACCAGGAAGGCAACCACATCGCGCAGGGCAAGGAGCTGGCGGCGGCCGCCCGCAAGGACGGGATCAAGTGCGAGCTGAGCGTGCAGCCGGGCCGACACGTCTGGCAGTTCGCCTCCACCGCGTTCGCCGAGGCGCTGCCCTGGCTCTCCCAGCAGTTGGGCACTCCGGGCCTGCACACCGGCAAGCCGGTGCCGGTGCCCACCCCGAAGCAGCCGCAGGCGAGCCCGAGCGCGTCGGCGCCCACCCCGAAGGTGTAA
- a CDS encoding serine/threonine-protein kinase yields the protein MRPVGSKYLLEETIGRGAMGTVWRGRVREDAGLADLVPGQQVAVKVLKEELAADQDIVLRFLRERSVLLRLSHPNIVRLRDLVVEGELLALVMDLVDGPDLYRYLRTNGPLSPIAAALLMAQIADALAVSHADGVVHRDLKPANVLLASSYADGQGEQLHPMLTDFGIARLADSPGITRTSEFVGTPAYVAPESASGRPQTSAVDIYGAGIMLYELVTGRAPFQGDGALQVLQAHLTQEPPRPPGMPEPLWIVVERCLRKDPAQRPSATSLAHALRVVAAGIGVHAAPAAVDAALAVGALLVPEVQPAEVPGTGPGSTLPGATQVGDPTQPDPATQLLTAQYDPGAATQVMPHGAPGNGLGQPTADPTRLMPSSPGGPFATPPSPAGPPAPAQPEAPHPWQTQLRAARDRNQQTQVFAAEEFEPPQPSPQAYQGGGYPGSGYPPQGQPRPGGYPPPSGQRGPEPYQGAQGRPGYGRGERPPVAPPPYQSRRPQQPPGPGQRDPYAGQGYAEPDPRYSGEQAYREPAQRQAPPSAAPRRPEPQHRPEPPLPREREPEPEREPRPRREPRPRSRNRMYIPGLGCLKGCLMVLLILAVAAVALWNFTPLPRYWDDVHSTFTSTTTWISSTWHSVTGN from the coding sequence GTGCGGCCGGTAGGCAGCAAGTATCTGCTCGAGGAGACCATCGGGCGTGGTGCCATGGGCACCGTCTGGCGTGGGCGGGTGCGCGAGGATGCCGGGCTGGCGGACCTGGTGCCGGGCCAGCAGGTCGCGGTCAAGGTGCTCAAGGAGGAGCTGGCCGCCGACCAGGACATCGTGCTGCGGTTCCTGCGCGAGCGCTCGGTGCTGCTGCGGCTGAGCCATCCCAATATCGTCCGGCTGCGCGACCTGGTGGTCGAGGGCGAGCTGCTGGCCCTGGTGATGGACCTGGTGGACGGCCCCGACCTCTACCGCTACCTGCGCACCAACGGCCCGCTCAGCCCGATCGCGGCGGCCCTGCTGATGGCCCAGATCGCCGACGCGCTGGCGGTCAGCCACGCGGACGGCGTGGTGCACCGCGACCTCAAACCGGCCAACGTGCTGCTCGCCAGCAGCTACGCCGACGGCCAGGGCGAGCAACTGCACCCGATGCTCACCGACTTCGGCATCGCCCGGCTGGCCGACTCCCCGGGAATCACCCGTACCAGCGAGTTCGTCGGCACCCCCGCCTACGTCGCGCCCGAGTCCGCCAGCGGCCGCCCGCAGACCTCGGCCGTCGACATCTACGGCGCCGGGATCATGCTCTACGAGCTGGTCACCGGGCGCGCGCCGTTCCAGGGCGACGGTGCGCTCCAGGTGCTCCAGGCGCACCTGACCCAGGAGCCGCCGCGCCCGCCCGGCATGCCCGAGCCGCTGTGGATCGTGGTCGAGCGCTGCCTGCGCAAGGACCCGGCCCAGCGGCCCAGCGCCACCTCGCTGGCGCACGCGCTGCGGGTGGTGGCCGCCGGGATCGGTGTGCACGCCGCGCCGGCCGCGGTGGACGCCGCGCTCGCCGTGGGCGCGCTGCTGGTGCCCGAGGTGCAGCCGGCCGAGGTGCCGGGGACCGGCCCCGGCAGCACCCTGCCGGGCGCCACCCAGGTCGGCGACCCGACCCAGCCGGACCCGGCCACCCAGCTGCTGACCGCGCAGTACGACCCGGGCGCGGCCACCCAGGTGATGCCGCACGGCGCCCCGGGCAACGGCCTGGGCCAGCCGACCGCCGACCCGACCCGGCTGATGCCGAGCTCGCCCGGCGGCCCGTTCGCCACGCCGCCGAGCCCGGCCGGGCCGCCCGCCCCCGCCCAGCCCGAGGCCCCGCACCCCTGGCAGACCCAGCTGCGCGCGGCCCGGGACCGCAACCAGCAGACGCAGGTCTTCGCCGCCGAGGAGTTCGAGCCCCCGCAGCCGTCCCCGCAGGCCTACCAGGGCGGCGGCTACCCCGGCTCCGGCTATCCGCCGCAGGGCCAGCCGCGTCCGGGCGGCTACCCGCCGCCGAGCGGGCAGCGCGGGCCCGAGCCGTACCAGGGCGCGCAGGGCCGGCCGGGGTACGGGCGCGGCGAGCGCCCGCCGGTGGCCCCGCCGCCGTACCAGTCCCGGCGTCCGCAGCAGCCGCCGGGCCCCGGCCAGCGAGACCCGTACGCAGGTCAGGGCTACGCCGAGCCGGACCCGCGCTACAGCGGCGAGCAGGCCTACCGTGAGCCGGCCCAGCGCCAGGCCCCGCCGTCGGCCGCACCCCGGCGCCCCGAGCCGCAGCACCGCCCCGAGCCGCCGCTGCCCCGGGAGCGCGAGCCGGAGCCGGAGCGCGAGCCAAGGCCGCGCCGCGAGCCGCGTCCGCGCAGCCGCAACCGGATGTACATCCCGGGCCTGGGCTGCCTCAAGGGCTGTCTGATGGTGCTGCTGATCCTGGCGGTGGCCGCGGTCGCACTGTGGAACTTCACGCCGCTGCCGCGGTACTGGGACGACGTGCACAGCACGTTCACCTCCACCACCACCTGGATCAGCAGCACCTGGCACTCCGTCACGGGGAACTGA
- the ftsE gene encoding cell division ATP-binding protein FtsE, which translates to MIRFDNVSKTYPKQNRPALSEVSLEIEKGEFVFLVGSSGSGKSTFLRLCLREERPSTGEVHVLGKDLGKLSNWKVPHMRRQLGTVFQDFRLLPNKTVAQNVAFALEVIGKPKSAINKVVPEVLDLVGLGGKEDRMPGELSGGEQQRVAIARAFVNRPMLLIADEPTGNLDPQNSVGIMKLLDRINRTGTTVLMATHDQAIVDQMRKRVIELDKGLLVRDQARGVYGYQH; encoded by the coding sequence GTGATCAGATTCGACAACGTTTCCAAGACCTATCCCAAGCAGAACCGCCCCGCCTTGTCGGAGGTCTCGCTGGAGATCGAGAAGGGCGAGTTCGTCTTCCTGGTCGGTTCCTCCGGCTCGGGCAAGTCCACCTTCCTGCGGCTGTGCCTGCGCGAGGAGCGCCCCAGCACCGGTGAGGTGCACGTGCTCGGCAAGGACCTGGGCAAGCTCTCCAACTGGAAGGTGCCGCACATGCGGCGGCAACTGGGCACCGTCTTCCAGGACTTCCGCCTGCTGCCGAACAAGACCGTGGCGCAGAACGTGGCGTTCGCGCTGGAGGTCATCGGCAAGCCGAAGAGTGCCATCAACAAGGTGGTGCCCGAGGTGCTCGACCTGGTCGGCCTCGGCGGCAAGGAGGACCGGATGCCCGGTGAGCTCTCCGGTGGTGAGCAGCAGCGCGTGGCGATCGCCCGAGCCTTCGTCAACCGCCCGATGCTGCTGATCGCTGACGAGCCGACCGGAAACCTGGACCCGCAGAACTCGGTCGGCATCATGAAGCTGCTGGACCGGATCAACCGCACCGGGACCACGGTGCTGATGGCCACCCACGACCAGGCCATCGTCGACCAGATGCGCAAGCGCGTGATCGAACTGGACAAGGGGCTGCTGGTCCGCGACCAGGCCCGCGGCGTCTACGGATACCAGCACTAG
- a CDS encoding serine/threonine-protein kinase, whose amino-acid sequence MARKIGSRYTVHQVIGRGSAGTVWLGEGPDGPVAVKLLREDLATDQVLVGRFVQERAALTSLDHPRVVGVRDMVVDGDDLALVMELVHGTDLRSRLEREGVLAPQAAVSVIADVADGLAAAHAAGIVHRDVKPENVMLDLAAPAGPGGAPRAKLTDFGIARLVDAPRRTRATRIIGTPDYLAPEIIEGLEPRAAVDIYALATVLYELLAGFTPFGGGHTGAVLRRHVTESVPPVPGLPDGLWRIIAECLAKAPASRLRAAELAERLREQLPALAGLPPLALPAQDRPPAEEPLTPAEAVYAEAETGTGTHRRRRGPAVPLVPASAPDSTRDTHTSLRRPSAQELAGYAAESRAQRSAPAGGHRGAGRRALVRRRRQLAVLLAVVLLLAGAIAAFSAFAGGGRHHAGAPAPRTAAITASGPASTGLPAGPSAPR is encoded by the coding sequence TTGGCACGCAAGATCGGCAGCCGGTACACCGTGCACCAGGTGATCGGCCGGGGGTCCGCCGGCACCGTGTGGCTGGGCGAGGGACCAGATGGGCCGGTGGCCGTCAAGCTGCTGCGCGAGGACCTGGCCACCGATCAGGTGCTGGTCGGCCGTTTCGTCCAGGAACGCGCCGCGCTCACCAGCCTGGACCACCCCCGGGTGGTCGGGGTGCGCGACATGGTGGTGGACGGCGACGACCTGGCCCTGGTGATGGAGCTGGTGCACGGCACCGACCTGCGCTCCCGGCTGGAGCGCGAGGGCGTGCTGGCTCCGCAGGCGGCCGTCTCGGTGATCGCGGACGTGGCCGACGGCCTGGCCGCCGCGCACGCGGCCGGCATCGTGCACCGGGACGTCAAGCCGGAGAACGTGATGCTCGACCTCGCCGCGCCCGCCGGTCCTGGCGGGGCACCGCGGGCCAAGCTCACCGACTTCGGGATCGCCCGGCTGGTCGACGCCCCGCGCCGGACCAGGGCCACCCGGATCATCGGCACCCCCGACTACCTGGCCCCCGAGATCATCGAGGGCCTTGAACCGCGGGCGGCCGTCGACATCTACGCGCTGGCCACCGTGCTGTACGAGCTGCTGGCGGGCTTCACCCCGTTCGGCGGTGGGCACACCGGGGCGGTGCTGCGCCGGCACGTCACCGAGAGCGTGCCGCCGGTCCCCGGGCTGCCGGACGGGCTGTGGCGGATCATCGCGGAGTGCCTGGCCAAGGCCCCCGCCTCCCGGCTGCGCGCCGCCGAGCTGGCCGAGCGGCTGCGCGAGCAGCTGCCCGCGCTGGCCGGCCTGCCGCCACTGGCGCTGCCCGCCCAGGACCGCCCGCCGGCCGAGGAACCGCTGACCCCCGCCGAGGCCGTCTACGCCGAGGCGGAGACCGGCACCGGCACCCACCGCCGCCGGCGCGGCCCGGCCGTCCCGCTGGTCCCCGCCTCGGCCCCCGACTCCACCCGGGACACCCACACCAGCCTGCGCCGCCCCTCCGCCCAGGAGCTGGCCGGCTACGCCGCCGAGTCGCGCGCCCAGCGCTCGGCTCCGGCGGGCGGGCACCGTGGCGCCGGCCGGCGCGCGCTGGTGCGCCGCCGTCGCCAGCTCGCGGTGCTGCTGGCGGTGGTGCTGCTGCTGGCCGGTGCCATCGCCGCGTTCAGCGCCTTCGCGGGGGGCGGGCGGCACCACGCGGGCGCCCCCGCCCCGCGCACCGCGGCGATTACGGCGAGTGGCCCGGCAAGCACGGGGCTACCGGCCGGTCCCAGTGCCCCGCGCTAA
- the prfB gene encoding peptide chain release factor 2, translating into MAAVDPSEELKNLETTMGSIEAVLDLDKIRADIARLEEEAAAPALWEDVANAQKVTSRLSFLQGELRRVENLRSRIADVEILFELAEDEGDADTRAEAEAELASVKKAVEELEVRTLLSGEYDAREALVNIRAEAGGVDAADFAEQLMRMYLRWAERHGYSTEVYDTSYAEEAGIKSATFSVKTPYAYGTLSVEQGTHRLVRISPFDNQGRRQTSFAGVEVLPVVEQSDHVDIDEGELRIDVYRASGPGGQGVNTTDSAVRITHLPTNIVVSCQNERSQIQNKASAMNVLQAKLLERRRQEEKARMDSLKDSGSSWGNQMRSYVLHPYQMVKDLRTEYEVGNPQAVLDGDIDGFIEAGIRWRKQSEAAE; encoded by the coding sequence GTGGCAGCCGTCGATCCTTCCGAAGAGCTCAAGAACCTCGAAACGACCATGGGGTCGATCGAGGCCGTCCTCGACCTGGACAAGATCCGGGCCGATATCGCGCGTCTGGAGGAGGAGGCAGCCGCCCCCGCCCTCTGGGAGGACGTGGCGAACGCGCAGAAGGTCACCAGCCGACTCTCCTTCCTGCAGGGCGAGCTGCGCCGGGTGGAGAACCTGCGAAGCCGGATCGCGGACGTGGAGATCCTGTTCGAGCTGGCCGAGGACGAGGGCGACGCCGACACCCGCGCCGAGGCCGAGGCCGAGCTGGCCTCGGTCAAGAAGGCCGTCGAGGAGCTGGAGGTGCGCACCCTGCTCTCCGGCGAGTACGACGCCCGCGAGGCGCTGGTCAACATCCGGGCCGAGGCGGGTGGCGTGGACGCCGCCGACTTCGCCGAGCAGCTGATGCGGATGTACCTGCGCTGGGCCGAGCGGCACGGCTACTCGACCGAGGTCTACGACACCTCCTACGCGGAAGAAGCCGGCATCAAGTCCGCCACCTTCAGCGTGAAGACCCCCTACGCCTACGGCACGCTCTCGGTCGAGCAGGGCACCCACCGCCTGGTGCGGATCTCGCCCTTCGACAACCAGGGCCGCCGGCAGACCTCCTTCGCGGGCGTCGAGGTGCTCCCGGTCGTCGAGCAGAGCGACCACGTCGACATCGACGAGGGCGAGCTGCGGATCGACGTGTACCGCGCCTCGGGCCCCGGCGGCCAGGGCGTCAACACCACCGACTCGGCGGTGCGGATCACCCACCTGCCGACCAACATCGTGGTCTCCTGCCAGAACGAGCGTTCGCAGATCCAGAACAAGGCCTCGGCGATGAACGTCCTCCAGGCCAAGCTGCTGGAGCGGCGCCGCCAGGAGGAGAAGGCCCGGATGGACTCGCTCAAGGACAGCGGCAGCTCCTGGGGCAACCAGATGCGCTCCTACGTGCTGCACCCGTACCAGATGGTCAAGGACCTGCGCACCGAGTACGAGGTCGGCAACCCGCAGGCGGTGCTCGACGGCGACATCGACGGCTTCATCGAGGCCGGCATCCGCTGGCGCAAGCAGAGCGAAGCGGCCGAGTAG
- a CDS encoding S41 family peptidase: protein MSATWRRARHGATLSLLFGALLFSGAAAGAWGGTVPAAVPRRSGAEAGGPQASGLSPQQAERLVASGDDRWAAYYSPQEYAEFAQGLDGEYLGVGLFVDREDDGATLVTELTAGSPAAAAGFEVGDRLLAVDGTVVDRLPVTEVVARLRGRPDTPSAGGHPAQPGSSVRLTVLRPGAGPREVTLRRTVLAAQDVAVDHPAPGVLWITARAFTSGVGEQIAAALRRAPERGVVLDLRGNSGGLVAEAVTAASAFLDGGPVASYLVGGERRELTAAPGGDTATPLVVLVDGGTMSAAELLAGALQDRCRAVLVGSRTFGKGTVQQPSRLADGSVLELTVGRYFTPAGHSPEGTGLLPDVRAGGPGSADTLALRVLGGLGGARS from the coding sequence ATGAGCGCGACTTGGCGGCGGGCACGCCACGGCGCCACCCTCAGCCTGCTGTTCGGCGCGCTGCTGTTCAGCGGCGCGGCGGCGGGCGCCTGGGGCGGCACCGTGCCCGCCGCCGTCCCGCGCCGCTCCGGTGCCGAGGCCGGCGGGCCGCAGGCCTCGGGGCTCTCCCCGCAGCAGGCCGAGCGCCTGGTGGCCAGCGGCGACGACCGCTGGGCCGCCTACTACAGCCCGCAGGAGTACGCCGAGTTCGCCCAGGGGCTGGACGGCGAGTACCTGGGTGTCGGGCTCTTCGTGGACCGGGAGGACGACGGTGCCACGCTGGTCACCGAGTTGACGGCGGGCTCGCCGGCGGCCGCCGCCGGGTTCGAGGTGGGTGATCGGCTGCTCGCGGTCGACGGCACGGTGGTGGACCGGCTGCCGGTGACCGAGGTGGTGGCCCGGTTGCGCGGCCGCCCCGACACCCCGTCAGCGGGCGGGCACCCGGCCCAGCCAGGCTCCAGTGTGCGGTTGACCGTGCTGCGGCCCGGCGCCGGGCCGCGCGAGGTGACGCTGCGCCGCACCGTGCTCGCCGCCCAGGACGTCGCGGTGGACCACCCCGCGCCCGGGGTGCTGTGGATCACCGCCCGGGCCTTCACCAGCGGGGTCGGCGAGCAGATCGCGGCGGCCCTGCGACGCGCTCCCGAACGCGGCGTGGTGCTCGACCTGCGCGGCAACTCCGGTGGCCTGGTGGCCGAGGCGGTCACCGCCGCCTCGGCGTTCCTGGACGGCGGCCCGGTCGCCTCCTACCTGGTCGGCGGCGAGCGGCGGGAGTTGACCGCCGCGCCCGGTGGAGACACCGCCACGCCGCTGGTGGTGCTGGTCGACGGCGGCACGATGAGCGCCGCCGAACTGCTGGCCGGCGCACTGCAGGACCGCTGTCGGGCGGTGCTGGTGGGCAGCAGGACCTTCGGCAAGGGCACCGTGCAGCAACCCAGCCGACTGGCCGACGGTTCGGTCCTGGAGCTCACGGTGGGGCGTTACTTCACCCCCGCCGGGCACTCCCCGGAGGGCACCGGGCTGCTCCCCGACGTGCGCGCCGGCGGTCCTGGAAGCGCCGACACGCTCGCCCTGCGGGTGCTGGGCGGCCTCGGTGGTGCCCGCAGTTAA